Part of the Propionimicrobium sp. PCR01-08-3 genome, AGGGTGCTCGTGATGTCGGCGCGACCCGGAACGGTGATCGCCGATCTGCCGGTCGACCTCGAGCGTCCCCGTCAGATGAGGCAGCTGCACGACGCGCGATTCACTCAGCTGGTAGACCAGATCGGTGCGCTCCTCGGTGTGGACGAACTCACCGCGGGAGGCTAGCAGATGACGGTGACCCCCGCGCCTGCTACGCGTCCGATTGAAGACGTGCACCGTCAGGCGGACTCCCGGCTGGGTTCGCTGGCTCGAACAACAGCGAGTTGGCTCTTAGTGCTCGCCTTGTGGGAACTGGTCGGCCGTACTCTCCTCCAAGGCCGTCACCTCATCGGAGTGCCGTCGGGCATCGTCCTCAAGCTCGTCGACAACGCCGAGACCTATTTGCGCGGGCTGTGGTTCACCACCTCGGAAGCGTTCATGGGCTACGTGATCGGCAATCTCGCTGCCGTGGTGCTGGCCTTGGTGGTCGTCCTGTTGCCCGGACTGGAACGGTTGGTGCTGCGGCTCGCGCTGATCGTCTATTGCCTGCCGTTGGTCGCTCTGGGCCCTTTGCTGCGGCTGCTGTTCGGATTCGGCGATGGGCCGCAGGTCACCTTGGCAGCCCTCGCCGTCTACTATTTGTCGCTTGTCCCGCTGCTGGTCGGGCTTCGCGCGCTGCCCCGCTCATGGCTTGAACTGACCGCCTCGTACGGACGAGGACGCTGGATGACCCTGATCACTGTTCGCGCCCGGGCAGCCGTGCCCTACCTAATGGCGGGGCTGCAGGCGTCGGTGCCGGCCGCCTTCTTGGGTGCGTTGGTGGGGGAGTTCACCGGTGCCGAGCGAGGGCTGGGGGTCCTGTCAATTCTCGCACTGCGCAGTCTGGACACGGATGGCTTGTGGGCGCTGATGTTGCTCAGCACAGTCGTCTCACTGATCGGCTACCAGATAGTTGCTTGGCTTGCTCAGCGCCTGACCGGCGAGCAGCCGGCGGTGCTGCTCTCACCGGGGGCGTTCGATGCGCAGTCTCCGCGGTGGCACCGCTGGCTGCGCGGCTGTGCCGGCGTGCTGCTGACCGGTGCCGTCGTGCTCGCAGCCTGGGCAGGGTTGTTCGAGCTGCTGGGACTCGATCCTTACTTCGCGAAACGTCCATGGGACGTCTGGGAATGGCTGATCACCTCGCCTGCCGCGGCAGACCACCGACGGGAGATCATCGCCGCGAGCGGCCAGACCGCGGCCGTCGCTATACCCGGATACTTCGCCGGGCTACTGGCCGGCGTGGTGATGGCAGCCGTCTTCTCGTTGTCGATCCGAATCCGGCAAGCCTTGACACCGGTCGCGGTGGCTTTGCGATGCGTGCCGATCATCGCGATCGCGCCGTTGCTGGTGGCAGCCCTCGGCCGCGGCCCGGTGGGCACCGCCGTGGTGGTCGCAATCATGACCTTCTTCCCCACGCTGGTCTCCTGCCTTTATGGGCTTGGTCGGTTGCCCGGCCAGGTGGCCGATGTTTTCGCTACCTACGCCACGCCCGCACCGCGAATGCTGCTGCTGGGACGACTGCCCGCCATGATGCCGTCCTTCTTCGCCTCCGCTCGGATCGCTGCTCCCACCTCGCTGCTGGCTGCGACC contains:
- a CDS encoding ABC transporter permease subunit, whose protein sequence is MTVTPAPATRPIEDVHRQADSRLGSLARTTASWLLVLALWELVGRTLLQGRHLIGVPSGIVLKLVDNAETYLRGLWFTTSEAFMGYVIGNLAAVVLALVVVLLPGLERLVLRLALIVYCLPLVALGPLLRLLFGFGDGPQVTLAALAVYYLSLVPLLVGLRALPRSWLELTASYGRGRWMTLITVRARAAVPYLMAGLQASVPAAFLGALVGEFTGAERGLGVLSILALRSLDTDGLWALMLLSTVVSLIGYQIVAWLAQRLTGEQPAVLLSPGAFDAQSPRWHRWLRGCAGVLLTGAVVLAAWAGLFELLGLDPYFAKRPWDVWEWLITSPAAADHRREIIAASGQTAAVAIPGYFAGLLAGVVMAAVFSLSIRIRQALTPVAVALRCVPIIAIAPLLVAALGRGPVGTAVVVAIMTFFPTLVSCLYGLGRLPGQVADVFATYATPAPRMLLLGRLPAMMPSFFASARIAAPTSLLAATVAEWLATGTGLGNMMAVDAATSRYASLWATVVVVTVIALVAYALIELVEQRVLAVVAPEQTRW